The following coding sequences lie in one Prochlorococcus marinus XMU1419 genomic window:
- the ruvC gene encoding crossover junction endodeoxyribonuclease RuvC, which produces MRIIGIDPGLARVGYGIIEIENERKILLDCGVIETGKDKKEEDRLYEIFQDLNELINHWNPTAAAVEKFFFYRSSTTISVVQARGVIMMVLASKKIHVSEYSPAQIKLTIAGSGKASKKDILDAVMYNLDLNKPPKPDDSADALAIALTKLNEDGFN; this is translated from the coding sequence GTGAGAATAATTGGGATTGACCCTGGATTAGCTAGAGTTGGTTATGGAATAATTGAGATAGAAAATGAAAGAAAGATATTATTAGATTGCGGCGTTATTGAGACAGGTAAAGATAAAAAAGAAGAAGATAGGCTTTATGAAATATTCCAAGATCTTAATGAATTAATAAATCATTGGAACCCCACTGCAGCGGCAGTGGAAAAATTTTTCTTTTACAGGTCCAGCACTACAATTAGTGTGGTGCAGGCCAGAGGCGTAATTATGATGGTATTGGCCTCTAAAAAAATTCATGTTAGTGAGTATTCACCTGCTCAAATAAAATTAACAATTGCTGGGTCTGGAAAGGCATCTAAGAAAGATATTCTTGATGCTGTTATGTATAACCTAGATCTTAACAAACCTCCAAAACCTGATGATTCAGCAGATGCATTGGCTATTGCACTTACAAAATTAAATGAGGATGGCTTTAACTGA
- a CDS encoding SufE family protein codes for MDYQEKYNNLSKLVEKLKKSEDPKRKYEYILWLGKKLKEPDSEILVEENKVKGCVSDVFVKANIKAGKLFWEGYSDALITKGLLAFLISGLNELTPNEVVEIDKKFIEDTGLKASLTPSRSNGFLNILLKMQSQANEFL; via the coding sequence ATGGACTATCAGGAAAAATACAATAATTTATCAAAATTAGTAGAAAAGTTGAAGAAATCAGAAGATCCAAAAAGAAAATATGAATACATTTTGTGGTTAGGCAAAAAATTGAAAGAACCAGATAGTGAAATCCTTGTTGAAGAAAATAAAGTTAAGGGATGCGTTTCAGATGTTTTTGTTAAGGCAAATATTAAAGCCGGCAAATTATTTTGGGAAGGATATTCTGATGCTCTCATAACCAAGGGTTTGTTGGCTTTTCTAATAAGTGGATTAAATGAGTTAACACCAAATGAAGTTGTTGAAATAGATAAGAAATTTATAGAAGATACTGGTTTGAAAGCAAGCTTAACCCCTTCACGATCGAATGGTTTCTTAAACATTTTATTGAAAATGCAGTCTCAAGCAAATGAATTTTTGTAG
- a CDS encoding 5-formyltetrahydrofolate cyclo-ligase — translation MTIFENKKLERDKFRKLRDGISHNQRENVEKNVRLYIDSYVKGYKNIGYIAIYWPLKNEVDIRSLKKKFNLALPRCKDKKELLFHPWDKKPLIKDSEGILSPNNSSPLSHFQISMIFVPCLSVDKNLTRLGYGGGYFDKLRRDNDWRNVPCIGVLTSNCVSTIPLTKAEWDIPLSGFITEKEIFV, via the coding sequence ATGACGATCTTTGAAAATAAGAAATTGGAGAGGGATAAGTTTAGAAAACTAAGAGATGGAATTTCTCATAATCAAAGAGAAAATGTAGAAAAGAATGTAAGATTATATATTGATTCATATGTTAAGGGATATAAAAATATTGGTTATATTGCCATATATTGGCCTCTAAAAAATGAAGTTGATATAAGAAGTCTCAAGAAAAAATTTAATTTAGCTTTGCCTAGATGTAAAGATAAAAAAGAGTTGTTATTTCATCCATGGGACAAAAAACCTCTTATCAAAGATTCTGAGGGGATACTAAGTCCAAACAACTCCTCCCCATTAAGTCATTTCCAGATAAGCATGATATTTGTACCTTGTCTTTCCGTTGATAAAAATTTAACAAGATTAGGTTATGGAGGAGGTTATTTTGATAAATTAAGGAGAGATAATGATTGGAGAAATGTACCATGCATTGGAGTATTAACTTCTAATTGTGTAAGTACGATTCCATTAACTAAAGCTGAGTGGGATATCCCCTTATCGGGTTTTATCACAGAAAAAGAAATATTTGTATAA
- a CDS encoding homoserine dehydrogenase: protein MRKCKIGIVGFGTVGSGIYKILSSKVDSHPILEEIEIAKIAVKDLNKKRDIELDNNLLTDDPFKLINDPSIDVIVEVMGGVDLAKDIILQSLKLGKSVITANKAVIARYGEEIYKTASKEGVYILSEAAVCGGIPIIEPLKRSLKSNSIKKMVGIINGTTNFILSKMTNEKADYKQTLKLAQSLGYAEFDPTADVEGHDAADKISILSELAFGGKVKREEIHTEGISKINLKDIEYANKLGFEIKLLALSERGQINSNDSLALNIWVGPSLIPKSHPLATVKGVNNALLIDADPLGEIMLYGPGAGSGPTAASVVSDILNLHAASVKNNDSMDPLLSFYFWRNCHIIESSQISKKNYLRIICLDSPGVIGKIGDIFGKNNVSIESIVQLDASEDKAEIVVITHEVNNGDFERSKDEINSLNEVKIIASQLSCI from the coding sequence ATGAGAAAATGCAAAATTGGGATTGTAGGTTTTGGAACTGTAGGTTCAGGGATTTATAAAATATTAAGTTCTAAGGTTGATTCACATCCAATTCTAGAAGAAATAGAAATTGCAAAAATAGCAGTTAAAGATCTTAATAAAAAAAGGGATATTGAGCTAGATAATAATTTATTAACTGATGATCCATTTAAATTAATTAATGACCCTTCTATAGATGTAATTGTTGAAGTAATGGGTGGGGTTGATTTAGCGAAAGATATTATTCTGCAATCATTAAAATTAGGTAAATCTGTTATTACAGCAAATAAAGCAGTCATTGCAAGATATGGAGAAGAAATATATAAAACTGCATCTAAAGAAGGAGTTTATATATTGTCAGAGGCGGCAGTTTGCGGGGGGATTCCTATAATTGAACCCTTAAAAAGATCATTAAAAAGTAACAGCATAAAAAAAATGGTTGGGATAATAAATGGCACTACAAATTTTATACTTTCAAAGATGACAAATGAAAAAGCTGATTACAAGCAGACCTTAAAATTGGCCCAAAGTCTTGGGTATGCAGAATTTGATCCAACTGCAGATGTTGAGGGCCATGATGCTGCTGATAAGATTTCAATTCTTAGTGAACTTGCATTTGGAGGGAAAGTCAAAAGAGAGGAGATCCATACTGAGGGTATTAGTAAAATTAATTTAAAGGATATTGAATATGCTAATAAATTAGGGTTTGAAATAAAACTTTTAGCGCTCTCCGAAAGGGGACAAATTAATAGTAATGATTCACTCGCTTTGAATATTTGGGTAGGACCTTCTTTGATTCCAAAATCTCATCCATTGGCAACAGTTAAGGGAGTTAATAATGCATTATTGATAGACGCTGATCCTCTTGGAGAGATTATGTTATATGGTCCAGGTGCAGGGAGTGGCCCAACTGCTGCATCAGTAGTATCAGATATATTAAATCTGCATGCCGCCTCAGTAAAAAATAATGATTCAATGGATCCACTATTATCTTTTTATTTCTGGAGAAACTGTCATATAATCGAATCTTCACAAATAAGTAAAAAAAATTACCTTAGAATTATTTGTCTTGATAGTCCTGGTGTCATAGGAAAAATTGGAGATATTTTTGGAAAGAATAATGTATCAATCGAATCAATTGTTCAACTTGATGCAAGTGAGGACAAAGCTGAAATTGTCGTTATTACTCATGAGGTGAATAATGGAGATTTTGAGAGATCGAAAGATGAAATAAATTCGCTTAATGAAGTCAAAATTATTGCAAGTCAATTAAGTTGTATTTAA